One part of the Phoenix dactylifera cultivar Barhee BC4 chromosome 4, palm_55x_up_171113_PBpolish2nd_filt_p, whole genome shotgun sequence genome encodes these proteins:
- the LOC103697806 gene encoding oil body-associated protein 2B-like yields the protein MASSDEKPGPTPVAGGEGGTPPGRPMSVATKLVEKGASMLQTLKPVRQMKQHACSFALYGHDLGRQIETHHYVSRVNQDFLQCAVYDSDQPSAHLIGVEYVVPHRIFETLPSEEQKLWHSHAYEIKSGLWVSPGVPEMLEKPELEWMTKSYGKFWCTWQVDRGDRLPMGAPALMMSPQGVGSGSVRPDLVKSRDERYKISTEELKESRLEMEEPEWIHPNADYWKQHGKGFKVDVVETDMKRRAPFP from the exons atGGCCTCAAGCGACGAGAAGCCGGGGCCCACGCCGGTGGCCGGCGGAGAAGGCGGCACGCCGCCGGGGAGGCCGATGTCGGTGGCGACGAAGCTGGTGGAGAAGGGGGCGTCGATGCTGCAGACGTTGAAGCCGGTGCGGCAGATGAAGCAGCACGCGTGCAGCTTCGCCCTGTACGGGCACGATCTCGGCCGTCAGATTGAGACCCACCACTACGTCTCCCGCGTCAACCAGGACTTCCTCCAGTGCGCCGTGTATGACTCCGATCAGCCATCGGCCCACCTTATCG GTGTGGAGTACGTCGTGCCTCATCGAATTTTTGAGACGCTGCCTTCGGAGGAGCAGAAGCTGTGGCACTCCCATGCCTACGAGATCAAGTCTGGGCTGTGGGTGAGCCCTGGTGTCCCGGAGATGTTAGAAAAGCCGGAGCTGGAATGGATGACCAAGAGCTATGGTAAGTTCTGGTGCACCTGGCAGGTGGACCGGGGCGACCGCCTGCCGATGGGCGCGCCCGCCCTCATGATGTCGCCCCAGGGggtgggctcgggctcggtgcGGCCCGACCTGGTGAAGAGCCGGGACGAGAGGTACAAGATATCGACCGAGGAACTCAAGGAGTCGAGGCTGGAGATGGAGGAGCCCGAGTGGATCCACCCGAATGCCGACTACTGGAAGCAGCATGGGAAGGGTTTTAAAGTGGACGTGGTGGAGACGGACATGAAGCGCAGGGCTCCGTTTCCATGA
- the LOC120110411 gene encoding uncharacterized protein LOC120110411 — MRRTRGPTRARDVWNLHEDEKIVVHCNELGQPIKRVASILSTFLGSVARNGQLCPLNYTKWNEMLPSYKVELLKVIERKFLLPKESHDWVLKSVNRKWKEYKAKLKAHWKQDGMTEEEVAHVCPPDVIPHQWRELVHYWFSEKHVSR; from the exons ATGAGGAGGACACGAGGACCCACTCGAGCACGGGATGTGTGGAATCTacatgaggatgagaagatcgtTGTCCATTGCAATGaactggggcagcccatcaagaggGTTGCAAGTATTTTATCGACTTTTCTAGGATCGGTTGCGCGGAATggtcagttgtgtccgctcaactatacgaaatggaatgaaatgcttccttcatataaggttgagcttcttaaagttattgag CGTAAGTTTTTGCTTCCtaaagagagccatgattgggtgttgaagtccgtcaaccgcaagtggaaagaatataaggccaAGTTAAAGGCGCACTGGAAGCAAGATGGTatgacagaagaggaggttgcccatgtttgtcctcctgatgtaatccctcatcagtggagggagcttgtccactactggttttccgagaaa catgtatcaagataa